The following is a genomic window from Aminivibrio sp..
CGCAGGTTATTTTTGGGTCCAGACAGCAAAAGCACTCTTTCTTGAACAGAAACCGAGAAGTTTTGTTCATGTTGACCATCAGAGAATGCGGAGCGAGTTGCTCGGCCAAGTGGAAAATTTTTGCCCGGGCAGCGATCTTTTGAGAATCTATTGGTACGACGGCCCCGGAGCAAACGGAACAAAATCATACGAGCACGAGTGTATTGAACGCCTCGACGATTTTAAGCTTCGTCTTGGCTCCCGCAACATAAGAGGAGACCAAAAAGCTGTAGACGGGCTACTTATCGCCGATCTGATCGGGCTTGCTCAAAACAGGTCCATCAGCGAGGCGATCATTCTTTCAGGAGATGCTGATCTGGTTCCAGGCGTCCTTGCCGTACAAAACCTCGGGATCCGAGTTCTGCTTATTGAAATCGGCGCCCGGGAAGCCACTTCGCCTTATTTGATAGCGGAAGTTGACCGTTATTGCAGGTGGAATTCGGAGAGCATCCGCTCATTTGCCATAAAAGCTCCTTCCTGCGAAGAAACTGAACATAGTCCTTCTTCGTTGTCTCTTGAACCGGTATCGCAGCTCGATTTGAAAAAGATTGCCGAAGAGTTTTACTGCCATCAATCTGCTGAAAAACGAAAAATGCTGGCAACTATCGATCA
Proteins encoded in this region:
- a CDS encoding NYN domain-containing protein, which gives rise to MKRVAVFVDAGYFWVQTAKALFLEQKPRSFVHVDHQRMRSELLGQVENFCPGSDLLRIYWYDGPGANGTKSYEHECIERLDDFKLRLGSRNIRGDQKAVDGLLIADLIGLAQNRSISEAIILSGDADLVPGVLAVQNLGIRVLLIEIGAREATSPYLIAEVDRYCRWNSESIRSFAIKAPSCEETEHSPSSLSLEPVSQLDLKKIAEEFYCHQSAEKRKMLATIDHNQPIPSDVDRALLELARTENGDRWLQTEQKKLIRSLLKEHAKLQKGK